A single genomic interval of Oryza sativa Japonica Group chromosome 7, ASM3414082v1 harbors:
- the LOC4344187 gene encoding pentatricopeptide repeat-containing protein At1g01970 has product MISLAVPAIYSLTSQFPSATTHARAPSRCACACVPGRQVAEQPLASMKAEQAAAAAGETPRFRWDTFGSAPSEPQWEAIRGLSPKLPNRCRALMARLVCLPPPDQDGDEDEETLGALLVFWVKAMKPKRTDWLLVLKELTAMESPLLAEVLEHALLEDSFEANVRDYTKLIHIYGKQKLLQKAEDAFHAMKSRGLPCDQVMLTALMDMYSKAGDLTRAKEIFNEIGLLGLPMDKRVYGSMIMAYIRADMLDKAEDMISEMGDQQIVAGKEVYKALLRAYSYKGDSEGAQRVFDAIQFAGIVPDTKLCALLVNAYCLADRINEAMIVTRNMRSARITPCNKCIALILGAYEKVNRLEGALAFLTELEENGVIIGQEPSQLLAGWLRRLGVVQEVEQVLKDLAVDRKNTLEVDRKKNLASDRKIKRRRSKSKRSFASSLQRK; this is encoded by the exons ATGATCTCGCTGGCTGTTCCGGCGATATACTCGTTGACCTCCCAGTTTCCCAGTGCCACCACGCACGCCAGGGCGCCTTCCCGATGCGCGTGCGCGTGCGTGCCCGGTCGGCAAGTAGCGGAGCAGCCACTAGCTTCCATGAAGgccgagcaggcggcggcggcggcgggagagacGCCGAGGTTCAGGTGGGACACGTTCGGGTCAGCGCCGTCGGAGCCTCAGTGGGAGGCGATTCGGGGGCTCTCCCCCAAGCTTCCCAATCGCTGTAGGGCCCTGATGGCGCGCCTCGTGTGCTTGCCTCCTCCTGATCAGGATGGAGATGAGGATGAGGAGACTCTTGGTGCGCTGCTCGTGTTCTGGGTGAAAGCCATGAAGCCCAAGAGGACGGATTGGTTGCTGGTGCTGAAGGAGCTCACGGCTATGGAGAGCCCTCTCCTTGCTGAG GTGCTCGAGCATGCATTGCTGGAGGATTCTTTTGAGGCAAATGTCCGTGACTACACCAAATTGATCCACATATATGGCAAACAAAAGCTATTGCAGAAAGCTGAGGATGCATTCCATGCCATGAAAAGCAGAGGTTTGCCTTGCGATCAAGTTATGTTGACTGCACTGATGGACATGTACAGTAAAGCCGGAGATCTCACTCGTGCAAAAGAAATTTTCAACGAGATCGGATTGCTTGGCCTACCGATGGATAAGCGTGTATACGGTTCAATGATCATGGCTTACATCAGGGCTGACATGTTAGACAAAGCAGAAGACATGATCAGTGAAATGGGGGATCAGCAGATTGTTGCAGGAAAGGAAGTTTACAAGGCATTGCTGAGAGCCTATTCATACAAAGGCGATTCAGAAGGGGCACAGCGAGTTTTCGATGCCATACAATTCGCAGGGATAGTACCTGACACAAAGCTTTGCGCACTTCTGGTGAATGCTTACTGCCTCGCGGATCGAATCAACGAAGCGATGATAGTAACACGGAATATGAGAAGCGCGAGAATCACACCGTGCAACAAATGCATTGCTTTGATATTGGGGGCTTATGAGAAGGTGAACAGGCTAGAAGGAGCACTGGCATTTTTGACAGAGCTCGAGGAGAACGGCGTTATTATTGGCCAAGAACCTTCTCAGCTGCTTGCAGGATGGCTCAGAAGACTTGGTGTTGTTCAAGAAGTCGAACAGGTACTGAAGGACCTCGCTGTAGACAGGAAGAACACCCTTGAAGTAGACAGGAAGAAGAACCTCGCATCAGACAGGAAGatcaagaggaggaggagcaagagCAAACGCAGTTTTGCATCATCTCTGCAACGCAAGTGA